The nucleotide sequence ATCGGCACGCGCCTGGGCATCCTGAGCCAGGCGCGCGTTTTGGATGCCCGTGCCCATCTGTTGGCCGATGGTGGCGAGCAGGGAGAGATCCTTGGGGTTGAATCGTCGGTCGGAGAGGTAACCGATGGCGATGGTGCCTATGGGGCGTCCTTGCGCGATCAGCGGGACGATGAGGGCGGCACGTGGAATGCCGTCTTTGATCTGATCCTGCTGGGAGACGAGGCCGGATTGCTGGGGGAGGTTCTCGATGAAAAGGGGCTCTCCCGTCCGCAACACGCGGGCGTGAAGGCTGTTCGGATGCTCGGCTGGGATCTCTCGGAACGCCTGGACGAAATCCGCCGGATGGCCATGATGGGCCAGCATGCGTAGCGTGCGGGTCTCATCGTCCAGGACGAACACAACGCCCGCTTCGGCGTCAAACGCCTGGACGACCGTCTTCAGCACCGCTTGGGCCAGCTCGGAGGGCTTCAGGGAGAAGGCGGTGATCCTGGCCGTTTGCATCAAGGCAGTTAAGGCATGGGAGCGTTGTCCTTGGGTGGTTCCTTGGTGCTTCACTTGGGGGATCTCAGCCGGCACAGGCCCTTGTCCTCCTCAGCAACCGTTCTGTATCCTTGCGATTCTCTGATCGACATAAGGCGGAAGTTTATCGATATTATAACACAACTTGCTGATCTGGTGAGTATGCGCCTCGGCGTGGATGCACTATCTGCGCCTCTCCAGGTCGGACGCTTTTGAACCCGGCCAACGAGAGCTGCGCCGTCGGGTTTCCGGGTCAGACGCTCTCCTTTCGGCTCACGACGAAGGGCAGAGCTATCTTACTTTCACTCTCATGATAATATGGAAACCAAAATATCGTAACATAAAATCTGCTTGCTAGGGCTTACAACCTACTGACAACGGCGGCGCGTCCATGGATGAGATGGGCTGCGGCCTGTGAAGGGTCCAGAGGCGTATCTGGGAATCGAGCAGTCCGTGATGCCTTCCCTGCGTGAGTGGAGCTTCCATGCGCCACCCGCGGTGGTGTGAAGGCCGCCGCTGCTGCGTTTCGCTTGTTCGCGTGCTCAGGGGCCCAACGGGACCCCAAAGAGGTTTCCTGGAAATGCGCTAAGCGTGAGATCTGCGGTGTCGATGGAGGAGGGATGCTTGTAGACGGTGTCGTCGTCGCATGATCTCCAGCACACGGGGCATGGCAAAGTTGTAAAAGCGATAGCCGGCCTGCGATACGGGATAGTCCCACGCGCCGATCCAGGCGGTGAATCGGCCTCCGAAGCCGGCCTTGAATCGATAGACGCCCCACATGGGATCGCTCTTTTCCAAGACGTCCGGCGCTCCCCAAAGATCGTATGTGGTACACCCCTGGGCGCGTGCCCAGCGGATGGCCTCCCACTGAAGCAGATGGTTGGGCATGCGGCGTCGCTCCCGGTGGGAGGAGGCCCCATAGAAGTACCAGGCGGTCGGACCGAATCGCAACAGGAAGATCCCGGCGATGGGCTGAGCTTCTACCTCCGCCAGCAGGAGATGGCCCTGTCCGGCCTCCAGAAACCGCTGCCACACGAACCGATAGTAAGGGAAGGGGCGGATCAGGAACCCGTCGCGCTGGCTGGTCTCCGCGTACAGGGCGTAGAAGGTGCCCAGATCGGCCGGGGTGCCCGCGCGCACGGTGACCCCTCGCCGTTGGGCCAGCCGGATATTATACCGCCATTTGGACTTCATCGCCAGCAGCAACGCCTCCTCGTCGGGGCGTAAATCGATGAGCAGGGTGTTCCGGAACTGGATCTGCTCGGCGGAGGGGCGCCACCCGCGCGCTTTCAGGAGCCTGCGCACCTCCTCTCCGGCGGGCGTGTCGGCGGGCACGTCCGGGTCGATCTTGACGAAGAGCACCCGTTGTCGTCGGGCCTCCGCTTCCAGGGCCTCCAGGGCTGCCTGGACGGCTTGCGGGTCCTCCCAATTCAGGGTTGGGCCTTTGGGCACATAGGCGATGCGGAAGGGAAGGCGGTTGAGGGCGCGAACCAGTAGCGCGATGGCCGCTACAGGCGCCTCCTCGTTCGTGACCAGGAGCCGGTGGACCTGCCATCCCGTCTGGGTCTTGCACTCACCCCACAGCCAGCTCTGCAGGACGTGCGGCCGCGGCCATTGCAGGAGCGCCTCATCCCAGGCCTGAGGCTCGTCGATTCGCCGCACCGCGATCATGCTTCCCTCCGGCGTAGACGTCTGCCCACCCGATAGAGCGCGTATCCCGGACGGGAGAGCGGCTTTTCCCATGCGCCCATGAAGCGCACGATGCGCCCGCCGAACCCCTGCTTGAACCGGTAGACGCCCCACAGCCCGCCCCTCCGACCGACGTCGGAGGATGTGAACACCTCGGGGTTTCGGCCCACCTCGTCCGGGATGCCCCACAGATCGTACAGGCGACAGCCGCGGTCCCTGGCCCAACGCATGGCCGCCCATTGCAGCGCGTGGTTGGGCATGAGGTTTCGGC is from Chloroflexota bacterium and encodes:
- a CDS encoding peptidoglycan bridge formation glycyltransferase FemA/FemB family protein; the encoded protein is MIAVRRIDEPQAWDEALLQWPRPHVLQSWLWGECKTQTGWQVHRLLVTNEEAPVAAIALLVRALNRLPFRIAYVPKGPTLNWEDPQAVQAALEALEAEARRQRVLFVKIDPDVPADTPAGEEVRRLLKARGWRPSAEQIQFRNTLLIDLRPDEEALLLAMKSKWRYNIRLAQRRGVTVRAGTPADLGTFYALYAETSQRDGFLIRPFPYYRFVWQRFLEAGQGHLLLAEVEAQPIAGIFLLRFGPTAWYFYGASSHRERRRMPNHLLQWEAIRWARAQGCTTYDLWGAPDVLEKSDPMWGVYRFKAGFGGRFTAWIGAWDYPVSQAGYRFYNFAMPRVLEIMRRRHRLQASLLHRHRRSHA